In a single window of the Flavobacterium sp. W4I14 genome:
- a CDS encoding hypothetical protein (product_source=Hypo-rule applied; cath_funfam=3.40.50.300), with product MEKLIEQLKAFLGNRIMDLKVKGPAEVDMLIDDEQPLEPLASELRSHVIEIVDKNTLAKINLVRADGTLADSFSLNQ from the coding sequence ATGGAAAAACTCATTGAACAGCTTAAAGCATTTTTAGGAAACAGAATTATGGATCTGAAAGTAAAGGGACCAGCAGAAGTCGATATGCTGATTGATGACGAGCAGCCCTTAGAACCTCTCGCATCGGAACTGCGGAGCCATGTTATAGAGATTGTTGATAAAAATACATTGGCAAAGATAAACCTTGTCCGCGCCGACGGCACATTGGCCGATAGTTTTTCCCTCAACCAGTAA